TCAGCAAGTGAGTGTTGTGAAGTCCTATTGAGTAAATCAATAGACATGAGCTTCTCATTATCTAAGACCACGCACTCTTCTCATGTTCCTGCTACCTTTCTTTTTGTTGCTGACATTCACTGGTATGCATTCCTTCCTCTGTGACTTTTCTAGATTCCACAACTTAGTTATTGTTTTCCTGCAAACTGAGTACCTTGTTGCCAGTGATAACATAATATCATAGTCTGGTGTTCCATTAGTGCGGTTTTCTAAAAGTGTTTCAAGAATTTTTTATTTTCCTAAGTTTGTGAGATTCTTCATTGAATGAATCTACTTTTTTTGTTTGAAAGGTGTTTATGTGAAAGGTGATTTTTTTTGTGAAAGGTGATTTTTGGACACTTGCTTATAAATGAATCCTCATAAATATTCCTTCTATTTATAGAACAAAGAACTTTGCACTCTTTTGAACTATTGGTTTAGGCGCAAAAATGAAACCTGTTTGTATTTTGGCTCCATATTTGAATTTTGGTGCCAAATTTTAGACTTGGTGTGAAGGATATCTAACATTTCACTGAGTTTTTGTGTTAACTTAGCTTATGGTTCAACTCCAATGGGCCAATCAAGATAAGATGAAGGAAACCAATGGTTAATTTGAAGTCCATCTTTCtgttttgttcttcattttctaATTTAGTTTCTGTAAATTTATCTGAAGTCCATCTTTCTGTGTAATTTATTTTCGATTTAGAGTTCAagataattttattttaagaggCTGTGTAGTTTTATTGTGTAATTTAATTAGGAtttagaatttgtaataattttaCCTTCATGAAATTTTAATTTTACGCCAAACCGTCCGTGTATCGAAACTGTTAAGGGGAAAAAATGCAGCAGATATGTGTTTATGAAAAGGGAGGGAAATGAAAATGGTATGTAAAAAGGGAGGGagtaattaacttcttaattttcCAATTAACAATCTAAATCAGAACACCCTCTCTCCAATCACCTACCCCCggccactacaatactttaccatatTATACTCCCTTCCTTAATTCTAATGCCCTCCATGAATAAAAAGAATTATccagaatatgagggagtatatcTTTGAAAATATGCCGATAGGTATAATGATGTTGTCTTTAGGGGTCCTCATATAATATAAGTCAGACATATAAGAGAGTAGATGGGTTTTGTCTAAAAAACGAGAGGGCGATATAATGATGTTGTCTTTCGGGGTGTGCAATATTAGGTCTGGACCGGAAAAATGGTCTGTCCGGATGAGAACCTACCGGGATTAAAAATGTTGGTCCGATTCTCGCCCCAACATTTTTAAGATTCAGGTTTCTGGTCCGTGTACGGTTTTCCGGTCCAGATCTAAAAAAATCGAATTAttgttgattaattttttttcttaaaatattATTGTAAGAAACATTGGAGGTTTACTTAATCTGGTCCGATTCGGTTCAATGGACCGAATTTTTAGACCACAATTTGAAAAAAGTGGGTATGTAAAAATAAATTCCGGTTTGGTCCCAGAATTTTTGCGGGCTGAAATTTGGTAATCAGGTCTAGGATTTTTATCGATTCTGGTCTTGATCCGGCCCGATCCGGTTTTGAACTAATGCATTGACCTAATTGTCTTTTCAAGTTGTTGGACATAACGAGAATAAAAAGTCAACTTCGGAGTTCGGCCCATATATGGGACTGTTCCAATACAAGCCTAAAAAGTTGTTAAGTCATACCTAAAATCAGGTTACCCTACTTTATACAAGGCCCAAAATCAATATGAGCCTAATTACATGTACTTCCTTTTAACAAGTAGACTGACCATACAACCAATTGTTTTGGTTGTATAAAATAGAACCCGAGTTTCATAATGTGTTTATTTGAGCTTAAACCTATAAATCTATAGATtgtgaattttattaaaaatactaAACTTAAAAAATTATATTGAAACTCAAAGATAATATATATGAGCTAACTACAttttaatttttgacattaaaaaatttaaatataaataaaaaattatgaAAGCTCGATAAAAATACAAATAGGGTCGATTAAATTGGTTATGGTTGTACAATGCTCTTGTACAACCAATTGTATAATAATATTTGTGGTTaatttttgtgttgttttttagTTAATCTAAATGGTTATGATTTTTATGTTTGTGGATCGATTTTATACAAGTTATAGGTTCAATCTACGTCCAAAAATCTGCAAATGATTCGCAACAAAATTATTTGTATTTTAGTAGAGGCACAACAATTCTACatgtattttgattttgatttaccTTCTTCTTGAATTGAGAACGTAAAAGCTTTGAAAATTACCATAGATACTACTTCTGTAATTAAGTAAAGATAATTAACATCACAAAATGACGTAAAACACTAGTAAAACTAGTTGGTCTTCCTGCAATTGGTCCTAATCTCGCCATTGGATCCAGTGAGTGGCTGAATGTTTCCCATGTTGATCATACCCGCCACGAAATCCTTGGTAAACTGGCTAGGATTCGAGTTATAAGTTTGAACAAGAGCGTTTGTGGAACCGCCACTAAACAATTGTTGGTCCGAATGTAGGAGACCCTTCGTGTTAACAAGGTTGTTGTAGTATTTGTTGTCGAAATGAGTTGGGGTTTGAAGGTCCAATGGGGCTAAGTTGTTGTCCTCTGACCCGGTCGTGGCAGGGCAATTCGAACGCCTTGTTTGCGCAAATGAATCGTCAATGTTGGTGTCGTTGTATATGTGTGGCTTGAATGACGTGCACCTTGCTTGTCCAATTGTGTGGCCTCCTAAttatttcacaaacaataataatGTTATAAAACGAGTAGCAGAATACATTCACTCTTTGACGTTATCATTCACCCTAAATTGACCAAAATAGTCAATTTGATGGAAAATGATATGACTTTTCTATAACGAAAAAATGTACTGTATATTTTAATTCCATACCAGATAAAGCGACCAAATCAGTGGTAGAAAGGCCATGATTTTGGAAGCTAGAGATGAGAGCACTAAGGCTGGAACTAGGTGGTGGTATGTCGTTATTAGCAGCTGATAAGCTAGCCGTCTTAGCGTCTCTTCTACCGAGCAACACGTTCCATGTTGGTCCGCCAAGCTGCAACAACAGAAACAAAATATAGTAAGGTTATATTAGAGGTATTGCGATAATAGGTCACACGACACAAGTGTATCTTTGATACcaacagaaaagaaaaaaaaagatatatTACTCACAGCAACAACAGAGTCTCTTGCAGTAATGGCTATAATATCGGCACATGAGACGACACCAGGGCACGCTTGCTCTACAGAAGCTTTAATCTCGTCGATCACTTCAAATCCTCTTAATGAACCATTATTTGGTTTTGCTGTTTTCTCACCTGTGAAACTCGATGTATTGTCTAGTAGGATTGATCCATCACAACCCTGTTTAATTAACATACATGTCACATTTCAAACTAATTACAAAAAATGGGTTCACGTCATCACATGTCATAAACTTCTATATTCAGGATAAATGACGTACTAAATATGAGTACAACTGTATTGAAACTACTTATCGTCACATCAAAGCCCTTAAAGGGCATTTCGCATAAGGGCAATAGAAGAAAATTAATGTAAGAAATATGAGAAATTACATTAACAAAGCAATCATGGAAGAACAATCGAAGAAGAGAAGCACCCATGCGTGCCTCTTCGTTGATAGCTGATTGCACCACCGGTTGAACGGTGGATATGAGGTTTGGACAAGTACTCGAGTAAAAGTCTGCGCTAAGTTGGGCATTTGTGATCCCCACGGAAACCACTACAAGGAAAATTAATTCCGAGACGATGGCCATGGAGGTGgaagaaaaataaaatgaagcAGCCATAGTTCAGAGTTTGCTAGAGTATGACTTATGCTTGAAATAAACATGAGAAAATGCATTCTATTTATAGTAGTTTTGCATGTAAAGTTTCATCGAGGTTTTGTATGGCCCTATCTATTGACTTAACTACCAAAAAGAAGTTTTAGTCTTGTTAGGGGGCAAACCCATGATGCgtttacaaaatataatagtacgaggtcTTTTGGGAAAGAGTCTAAGAGTAAAttcgtgagggcttggcccaaagcggacaatatagTACTATTATGagttgtggacacagatgcagcagaggcccaacacgggatattcacgctttcGCACAACAAGTCTAATGGTTAAAACAGGGTTATCGTGGGAATAGATCATCACAGGTTTTAATTATCTTCTTCTTATATT
The Silene latifolia isolate original U9 population chromosome 11, ASM4854445v1, whole genome shotgun sequence genome window above contains:
- the LOC141612308 gene encoding peroxidase 4-like, yielding MAASFYFSSTSMAIVSELIFLVVVSVGITNAQLSADFYSSTCPNLISTVQPVVQSAINEEARMGASLLRLFFHDCFVNGCDGSILLDNTSSFTGEKTAKPNNGSLRGFEVIDEIKASVEQACPGVVSCADIIAITARDSVVALGGPTWNVLLGRRDAKTASLSAANNDIPPPSSSLSALISSFQNHGLSTTDLVALSGGHTIGQARCTSFKPHIYNDTNIDDSFAQTRRSNCPATTGSEDNNLAPLDLQTPTHFDNKYYNNLVNTKGLLHSDQQLFSGGSTNALVQTYNSNPSQFTKDFVAGMINMGNIQPLTGSNGEIRTNCRKTN